The Chitinibacter bivalviorum genomic interval GAAATTGAGCTGCGCTTGGGCGCGTTCAATGTCGATACGTTTGCCGACGCCGATGTATTGGTGACTAGCCCTGGCGTACCGCTGGCAACACCAGAAATTGCTGCCGCGATTGCGCACGGTATTCCAGTAATTGGCGATGTGGAGTTATTGGCGCAATCCTTGGTCGGTAAGCCGGGCAAAGTCATTGCGATCACGGGCTCCAACGGTAAATCAACCGTCACGACAATGGTTGCGCAAATGTGTGAAGCCGCCGGTCAAAAAACAGTGATGGCCGGCAATATTGGCTTGCCAGTCTTGGCCGCTTTGGCCGATTGGGAAGCGCGTGGGGATGGTGTTGGTGAATGGCCAGATGTTTGGGTGTTGGAGTTGTCGAGCTTCCAATTGGAAACGACCACCTCTCTCGCGCCTGCCGCAGCCACGGTACTGAATGTATCGGAAGATCACCTCGACCGTTATGCGGGCATGAAGGAATATGCCGCGACTAAAGCGAGTGTATTCGGTGGCGTCGGCGTACAGGTTTTAAATCGTGAAGATGGCTGGTGCCGGGGTATGGCACGTGAAGGCCGTGATGTGATTTGGTTTGGTGCCGATACCCCTCGTAATGATTGTGAATATGGTTTGGTTGAAATCAATGGAGATTTCAGCTTGCGTTGTGGCGATGCTGAGTTGCTTAAAGCGTGCGAACTACCTGTCGCGGGGCTGCACAATGCAGTGAATGCCTTGTCTTCAATCGCGCTGTGCCGTGCCGCCGGTTTGCCGCTTGAGCCATTGCTGGCAGCGCTCAAATCATTCAAAGGCCTGCCGCATCGCGTTGAGTTTGTAGCGGAAGTGAATGGCGTTGCTTATTACGACGACTCAAAAGGTACCAACGTAGGCGCCACTGAAGCGGCGCTCAAAGGCATGACACGCCCGGTAGTACTGATCGCCGGTGGCGATGGCAAAGGGCAAGATTTTTCGCCGCTGGTTGAGGCGTGCGAGCGCATTTGCCGTGCGGTGCTGTTGATTGGGCGCGATGGCCCAGAGTTGGCAAATGTTTTGAACGAAGCGTGTTCGGCCTATCTGCCCGATGACGACGACAATTACCTGCCAGTGATGCAATTGCCGACGCTCGAAATGGCCGTAACGATTGCTAGCAATTTGGCCGAGCCGGGCGATGTGGTCTTGCTGTCGCCAGCTTGCGCAAGCTTGGATATGTTCCGCAATTATCACCATCGCGCTGAAGTATTTATTGCCGCAGTGAAAGGCTTGGAGCAAGCCTGATGCGTCAAATCTTTTATCAGGCCATGAAGAAAATGAAGCCGACCATGAGCAGCTACGATCAGGCGCTGTTCTGGTGTGTTGTGCTTCTGCTGTCGATTGGCTTGGTAATGGTGTATTCGGCGTCGATTGCGATGGCCGAGGTGGATAAGGATACGGGGTTTCGTTCTAACTACTTCTTGATTCGCCATTCGATCTTCTTGGTCGTCGGGACATTGGCCGCTTTAGTGACCTTCAATATCCCGACTGAGAAGTGGCGACAGTACGCGCCGAATTTATTCATTTTTGGCACCGTACTGCTGATTTTGGTTTTGATTCCGCATATTGGGCGCGAGGTCAATGGCAGTCGTCGCTGGTTGAGTTTGTTTGTGATCAATTTGCAGCCGTCTGAGCTGATGAAATTTTTCGTGGTGCTGTATGCCGCCGACTATACGGTGCGCAAAGCCAATAGCATGGGCGCAAAATTAGGCGAAAGTATTGCCAAAGTACTGTTCCCAATGGCTTTAGTAATGACTGTGGTCGGTGGTTTATTGCTGTTGGAGCCCGATTTCGGCGCTTTTACCGTCATTACCGCGATTGCGATGGGCGCACTGTTTTTAGGTGGATTTAACTGGCGCCTATTTTTGGGCTTGATTGTATTTTTGGGCGTGGCGTTTGTCGGCTTGATCGCATCGAGCCCCTATCGCCGGGCTCGGGTATTGGGCTTTTTAGATCCGTGGCAAGACCCGTATGGGAAAGGCTATCAGCTCAGCCATTCATTGATCGCGTTTGGACGTGGTGAATGGCATGGTGTCGGCTTGGGGGGCAGCGTTGAGAAATTGTCCTATTTGCCCGAAGCGCACACTGACTTTTTAATGGCCATCATCGCCGAAGAGTTTGGCTTTGTGGGCGTGGCGGCCGTGATTTTATTGTTTAGCTTTTTGGTCTTCCGCGCCTTTGCCATTGGCGTGCAAGCCACTAAGTTGGAGCGTCACTGGCAAGCCTTGGTAGCACAAGGTGTCGGAATCTGGATTGGCTTTCAATCGTTCATCAATATGGGCGTGAATATGGGGCTGATGCCGACCAAGGGTTTGACGCTGCCGCTGCTGTCGTTTGGTGGCTCCGGGATTGTGGCCAATCTGGTGGCCTTGGGTTTACTGATGCGGATTGATTATGAAAATCGCCAATTGATCAGGGGGCATCGTCCATGAAAAAACGAACGCTCTTGGTCATGGCGGGTGGTACGGGTGGGCATATTTTCCCCGCTTTGGCGGTCGCGAATGCTGTGCGCGCAAAAGGTTGGGACGTCGTTTGGCTTGGCGCCGAAGGCGCAATGGAAACACGCGTCGTGCCCCAGCACGGCATCGACTTAGTGACGCTGAAGATTACCGGTGTGCGTGGTAAGGGTTTACTCAAGAAATTGTCGCAACCTTGGGTGCAACTCAAAGCGCTATATCGTTCGGTGGATCTGATTTTCCGCCGTCGCCCTGATGTGGCAATTGGCTTTGGTGGCTTTACCGGTTTTCCAGGTGGCTTGGCGATGCGTTTGTGCTGGCTGCCACTGGTGATTCATGAGCAAAACTCGGTGGCAGGTTTAACCAATAAAGCGCTGTCCAAATTGGCCAGTCGGGTGTTGTTTGCTTTCCCTAGCGCATTCCCCGGGTTAGATGGTTGCGTTGGCAATCCAGTACGCGATGAATTGAATGCCGTGCCTGCGCCTGAGCAGCGTTTTGCTGATCGCACTGGCCCACTGAAAGTGTTGGTGGTGGGCGGTAGTTTGGGCGCGCAAGTATTTAACGAGCAAGTACCTAAAGCCTTGGCCTTGTTAGCCGCTGAGCAACGCCCACACGTGATTCACCAAGCGGGTGAAAAACACATTGAAGCGTTGCGGGCCAATTACGCTGCTGCTGGGGTGACTGCCGAGTGCGTTGCGTTTATTGGCGATATGGCAACGGCCTATGCCGAAGCCGATTTAGTGGTGTGCCGAGCAGGGGCATTGACGGTTGCTGAATTGGCTTGTGTTGGGGTTGCCGCTGTCTTGGTGCCATTTCCGCACGCAGTTGATGATCACCAAACGGGGAATGCGAAGTTTTTGAGCGACGCGCAAGCGGGTATTTTGCTGCCGCAAACTGAATTTAGCGCCGAGAAATTGGCGAAATTGCTACAAGCAACGAGCCGCGAACAATGCCTGAAAATGGCGCAGCAGGCCAAGCAATTGGCCAAACCGGATGCAACTGAAAAAGTCGTTGCAGTAATCGAAGAATTAGCTGGATAGGAGTATGGGGTAATGGCTTGTAGGGTTTATAATAAATGCTCTACAGCCTTATACCTATCAAGATATGAAGCATAAAGTTAAGCGCATTCATTTTGTCGGAATCGGTGGTGTCGGTATGAGTGGCATCGCTGAAGTGCTGCTCAATCTGGGGTTTGAGGTGAGCGGTTCTGACCTCGGTAGCAACGCGACGACGCAACGTTTGAGTGCGGCGGGTGCTGTTGTCCATCAAGGCCATGCTGCCGAGTTTGTCGCCAATGCCGATGTGGTGGTGATTTCCAGTGCCGTCAAAGACGACAACCCTGAAGTGATCGAAGCGCGCTCGCGCCAGATCCCGGTCGTGCCACGTGCGATGATGCTGGCTGAATTGATGCGCTTGAAACAAGGCATCGCCATTGCCGGTACACACGGTAAAACCACGACGACGAGTTTGAGTGCCAGCGTGCTTGAAGCCGCGGGGCTGGACCCGACTTTCGTGATCGGCGGCAAATTGCACGCTGCCGGTTCAAACGCGCGCTTGGGCCAAGGCGATTTTCTGGTGGCGGAAGCCGATGAAAGTGATGCGTCCTTCCTACTGCTCACGCCGGTGATTTCGGTGGTGACCAATATCGATGCTGATCACATGGATACCTATGGTCATGATTTCGAAAAATTGAAACAGGCTTTTATCGATTTTCTGCATCACTTGCCGTTCTACGGTCGTGCCATTCTGTGTGTGGACGATCCGCATGTGCGCTCGATTCTGCCCAAAGTGACCAGCCCGATTACCACCTATGGCGTGTCTGAAGACGCGATGCTGCGCGCTGAGAATATTGTCGCCGCCCATGGCCAGATGAAATTTGACGCCGTTTGGAAAAATGGTGAAACCCGTCGCTTGGCCGTCACCCTGAATATGCCGGGCATGCATAACGTGCTCAATGCATTGGCTGCCATTGCGATCGGTATTGAAGTTGGCGCCGATGAAGCTGCGATTGTCGCGGCGCTCGAGAAATTTGAAGGTGTTGGCCGCCGCTTCCAACGTTATGGCGAAGTGCCCTTGCAAGCGGGTGGCAGCTTTACGCTGGTGGATGATTACGGACATCACCCCGTAGAAATGGCGGCCACGCTGGCGGCGGCCCGTGGTGCTTTCCCTGGTCGTCGCTTGATGCTGGCGTTCCAGCCACATCGCTATACGCGTACCCGCGATTGCTTTGAAGATTTCGTCAAAGTACTCAATACCGTCGATGGCTTGTTGCTAGCCGAGGTGTATGCCGCAGGTGAAGCACCGATTGTGGCTGCAGATGGTCGCTCTTTGGCTCGTGCGGTGCGCGTGGCAGGCAAAATTGAACCAGTTTTTGTGGAAAACATTGCCGATATGCCAACGGCAATTTTTGCCGCGGCGAAAGATGGTGATGTGATTATTACGATGGGTGCAGGCACGATTGGTGGCACGCCAAAACAACTTTGCGAGCGTGCCGCATGAAACAGTTTGGCAAAGTAGCTGTTTTATTGGGTGGTTCATCCACTGAGCGCGAAGTCTCATTGATGAGTGGCGCTGGGGTGCTTGAGGCTTTGCAAGGGCAAGGCGTGGATGCTCACGCATTTGACCCCGCTGAAAAACCGCTCTCAGCCTTAAAAGAAGAAGGCTTTGATCGTGCATTTTTAATTTTGCATGGTGGCCAAGGCGAAGACGGTACGATTCAAGGTGCGCTTGAATTTATGGGCATACCCTACACCGGCTGTGGCGTGATGGCTTCGGCCATTGGTATGGATAAATGGCGCACCAAATTGATGTGGCAAGCCGCTGGCTTGCCGGTGCCAGAGTATGAATTACTCACTGCACAGTCGGATTTTGCTGCTGTAGCTGCCCGTTTAGGCTTGCCTTTGTTTGTAAAGCCAGCCAATGGCGGTTCAAGCGTCGGGGTGACCAAGTGTAAATCGGCAGCCGACATCGAAGCGGCGTACCGCGAAGCCGCCAAATTTGATCCGCTGGTGCTGGCTGAAAAGGCCGTGCTCGGTGGGGAATATTCGTGTGCGGTCTTGGATGGTCGGGCTTTAGCGACCGTCAAAATCGAGCCGGCTACCGAGTTTTATGATTTTGATGCGAAATATTTCCGCGACGATACCGTGTACCGTTGCCCCGGCTTGTTGGGCATTAAAGAAGCTGAAGCTCGACAATTGGCAGAGCAGGCATTTCGAGTGCTTGGCGCGACTGGTTGGGCGCGGATTGACTTCTTAATGGATGAAAATGACGGAATTTTTCTACT includes:
- the murD gene encoding UDP-N-acetylmuramoyl-L-alanine--D-glutamate ligase, which produces MELKAKHCIVVGLGDTGLATARWLAGKGARVTVADSRLTPPNLDNLKADLPEIELRLGAFNVDTFADADVLVTSPGVPLATPEIAAAIAHGIPVIGDVELLAQSLVGKPGKVIAITGSNGKSTVTTMVAQMCEAAGQKTVMAGNIGLPVLAALADWEARGDGVGEWPDVWVLELSSFQLETTTSLAPAAATVLNVSEDHLDRYAGMKEYAATKASVFGGVGVQVLNREDGWCRGMAREGRDVIWFGADTPRNDCEYGLVEINGDFSLRCGDAELLKACELPVAGLHNAVNALSSIALCRAAGLPLEPLLAALKSFKGLPHRVEFVAEVNGVAYYDDSKGTNVGATEAALKGMTRPVVLIAGGDGKGQDFSPLVEACERICRAVLLIGRDGPELANVLNEACSAYLPDDDDNYLPVMQLPTLEMAVTIASNLAEPGDVVLLSPACASLDMFRNYHHRAEVFIAAVKGLEQA
- the ftsW gene encoding putative lipid II flippase FtsW, with the translated sequence MRQIFYQAMKKMKPTMSSYDQALFWCVVLLLSIGLVMVYSASIAMAEVDKDTGFRSNYFLIRHSIFLVVGTLAALVTFNIPTEKWRQYAPNLFIFGTVLLILVLIPHIGREVNGSRRWLSLFVINLQPSELMKFFVVLYAADYTVRKANSMGAKLGESIAKVLFPMALVMTVVGGLLLLEPDFGAFTVITAIAMGALFLGGFNWRLFLGLIVFLGVAFVGLIASSPYRRARVLGFLDPWQDPYGKGYQLSHSLIAFGRGEWHGVGLGGSVEKLSYLPEAHTDFLMAIIAEEFGFVGVAAVILLFSFLVFRAFAIGVQATKLERHWQALVAQGVGIWIGFQSFINMGVNMGLMPTKGLTLPLLSFGGSGIVANLVALGLLMRIDYENRQLIRGHRP
- the murG gene encoding undecaprenyldiphospho-muramoylpentapeptide beta-N-acetylglucosaminyltransferase, which produces MKKRTLLVMAGGTGGHIFPALAVANAVRAKGWDVVWLGAEGAMETRVVPQHGIDLVTLKITGVRGKGLLKKLSQPWVQLKALYRSVDLIFRRRPDVAIGFGGFTGFPGGLAMRLCWLPLVIHEQNSVAGLTNKALSKLASRVLFAFPSAFPGLDGCVGNPVRDELNAVPAPEQRFADRTGPLKVLVVGGSLGAQVFNEQVPKALALLAAEQRPHVIHQAGEKHIEALRANYAAAGVTAECVAFIGDMATAYAEADLVVCRAGALTVAELACVGVAAVLVPFPHAVDDHQTGNAKFLSDAQAGILLPQTEFSAEKLAKLLQATSREQCLKMAQQAKQLAKPDATEKVVAVIEELAG
- the murC gene encoding UDP-N-acetylmuramate--L-alanine ligase gives rise to the protein MKHKVKRIHFVGIGGVGMSGIAEVLLNLGFEVSGSDLGSNATTQRLSAAGAVVHQGHAAEFVANADVVVISSAVKDDNPEVIEARSRQIPVVPRAMMLAELMRLKQGIAIAGTHGKTTTTSLSASVLEAAGLDPTFVIGGKLHAAGSNARLGQGDFLVAEADESDASFLLLTPVISVVTNIDADHMDTYGHDFEKLKQAFIDFLHHLPFYGRAILCVDDPHVRSILPKVTSPITTYGVSEDAMLRAENIVAAHGQMKFDAVWKNGETRRLAVTLNMPGMHNVLNALAAIAIGIEVGADEAAIVAALEKFEGVGRRFQRYGEVPLQAGGSFTLVDDYGHHPVEMAATLAAARGAFPGRRLMLAFQPHRYTRTRDCFEDFVKVLNTVDGLLLAEVYAAGEAPIVAADGRSLARAVRVAGKIEPVFVENIADMPTAIFAAAKDGDVIITMGAGTIGGTPKQLCERAA
- a CDS encoding D-alanine--D-alanine ligase; the encoded protein is MKQFGKVAVLLGGSSTEREVSLMSGAGVLEALQGQGVDAHAFDPAEKPLSALKEEGFDRAFLILHGGQGEDGTIQGALEFMGIPYTGCGVMASAIGMDKWRTKLMWQAAGLPVPEYELLTAQSDFAAVAARLGLPLFVKPANGGSSVGVTKCKSAADIEAAYREAAKFDPLVLAEKAVLGGEYSCAVLDGRALATVKIEPATEFYDFDAKYFRDDTVYRCPGLLGIKEAEARQLAEQAFRVLGATGWARIDFLMDENDGIFLLEPNTAPGMTSHSLFPMCARDAGISYEELVVKILATTLSGAQ